One Arvicanthis niloticus isolate mArvNil1 chromosome 3, mArvNil1.pat.X, whole genome shotgun sequence DNA segment encodes these proteins:
- the LOC143441778 gene encoding uncharacterized protein LOC143441778: MVPRLGYENFGAAAGCCNRAAWRRRGDTGGRFKRTDDMWPAADRAAPPLPVVVAHAVREPPQPLAAVARQDRGRHAAWARHCRRCRSGRGRAWQRRSLAPTGPATRRRHRLYAAWTPSLLSAITDCVNFHRCCRLTTPAAYHVVLCHVA, from the coding sequence atggtgCCGAGACTCGGATACGAAAACTTCGGGGCAGCTGCTGGATGCTGTAACCGGGCGGCCTGGCGCAGGCGTGGGGACACCGGCGGGCGGTTTAAAAGGACCGACGACATGTGGCCTGCCGCGGACCGCGCTGCGCCACCgctgccggttgtggtggcgcacgctgtCCGGGAACCGCCACAGCCACTAGCTGCGGTGGCCAGGCAGGACCGCGGACGCCACGCGGCTTGGGCCCGCCACTGCCGCCGCTGCCGTTCTGGCCGAGGCCGAGCTTGGCAGCGCCGCAGCCTTGCACCCACTGGACCTGCCACCCGTCGCCGCCACCGCCTCTACGCCGCGTGGACTCCATCGCTGCTATCTGCCATCACCGACTGCGTTAATTTCCACCGCTGCTGCAGACTAACTACGCCTGCGGCCTACCACGTGGTGCTCTGCCACGTGGCTTAG